The Agrococcus carbonis genome has a window encoding:
- the ald gene encoding alanine dehydrogenase produces the protein MQIGVVKEIKPREERVGMTPAGAADLVRSGSTVLVESGAGARAGFDDELYLAAGADIVSREDAWAAGTVVKVKEPIAEEYGFLRQDLTLFTYLHLAADRPLTEALLAAGTLGIAYETVADSTGLPLLQPMSEIAGRLAAHAAATHMMRHGGGPGLLLGGSPGVAPARVVIIGGGAVGTQAALLALGMQAEVTILEMSPARIRQLDSLLDGRARVLMSDVATVESELAQADVVIGAVLVPGRAAPKVVSRAQLSLLRPGALLIDVAIDQGGAFETSRPTTYDDPIFEVDGVRHYCVANMPGGVPQTATRALTNATLPYVRRIAQQGAEAAIAADPALALGVNTRAGSIVHQGVADAFPDLPSSVGGGRSAALHR, from the coding sequence GTGCAGATCGGCGTCGTCAAGGAGATCAAGCCGCGGGAGGAGCGGGTGGGCATGACGCCCGCCGGCGCCGCCGACCTGGTGCGCAGCGGCAGCACCGTGCTCGTCGAGAGCGGAGCCGGCGCGCGTGCCGGGTTCGACGACGAGCTCTACCTGGCAGCAGGTGCCGACATCGTCTCGCGCGAGGATGCGTGGGCGGCCGGCACCGTCGTGAAGGTCAAGGAGCCGATCGCCGAGGAGTACGGCTTCCTGCGGCAGGACCTCACCCTCTTCACCTACCTGCACCTCGCTGCCGACCGGCCGCTCACCGAGGCGCTGCTGGCGGCCGGCACGCTCGGCATCGCCTACGAGACGGTCGCCGACAGCACCGGGCTGCCGCTGCTGCAGCCCATGAGCGAGATCGCCGGCCGGCTCGCCGCGCACGCCGCGGCGACGCACATGATGCGGCACGGCGGCGGCCCCGGCCTGCTGCTGGGCGGCTCGCCCGGCGTCGCGCCGGCGCGCGTCGTCATCATCGGCGGCGGCGCGGTCGGCACGCAGGCGGCGCTGCTCGCCCTCGGCATGCAGGCCGAGGTGACGATCCTCGAGATGTCGCCCGCCCGCATCCGCCAACTCGACAGCCTGCTCGACGGCCGCGCGCGCGTGCTCATGTCGGATGTCGCGACGGTCGAGTCCGAGCTCGCGCAGGCGGATGTCGTGATCGGCGCGGTGCTCGTGCCCGGCCGCGCGGCGCCCAAGGTCGTCTCGCGGGCGCAGCTGTCGCTGCTGCGGCCGGGCGCCCTGCTCATCGACGTGGCGATCGACCAGGGCGGCGCGTTCGAGACGTCGCGGCCGACGACCTACGACGACCCGATCTTCGAGGTCGACGGCGTGCGCCACTACTGCGTCGCGAACATGCCCGGCGGCGTGCCGCAGACCGCGACCCGCGCGCTCACGAACGCGACGCTGCCCTACGTGCGCCGCATCGCGCAGCAGGGCGCCGAGGCGGCGATCGCGGCCGACCCGGCGCTCGCGCTCGGCGTCAACACGCGCGCGGGCAGCATCGTGCACCAGGGGGTCGCGGATGCGTTCCCCGACCTGCCGTCGTCGGTGGGCGGGGGCAGGTCGGCGGCGCTGCACCGCTGA
- a CDS encoding MFS transporter codes for MATTPTTTQHTDPRAAADTRRLRRVATTSFMGTAMEWYDYFIYGLFAALVFDELFFPSFDPAVGTVLALLTFGIGFVARPVGAIIFGHLGDRIGRKKTLVVTLLVIGLSTGIIGLLPTFDAIGFAAPILLTTLRFIQGLSLGGEWSGAVLLAVEHAPAKQRAFYGAMPQYGSPAGTLASSGIVALVTLLPEDDLMAWGWRIPFLLSFVFLAIALYMRLRVEESPVFTDVVQTQRAEQPKAKLPLIEVFRHAGGRVLIVIATVLFASGGFFLMTTYAVNFGTGELGMEPWKLLVATMVGAVLEAIGIYIGAKLGDRWGAWKTVVFGGGIAVVLVVPIALMLGSGVEVLVIVAVALGIGILGIPYGPLGTMLSELFEARYRYSGVAVSYNIGGLIGGFVPSIAAGLALAVGSAVLVIPILLGIIMALCVVGGLIAGRVLSRQSETIAA; via the coding sequence ATGGCAACGACGCCAACCACCACCCAGCACACCGACCCTCGCGCGGCGGCCGACACGCGCCGCCTCCGCAGGGTCGCCACGACATCCTTCATGGGCACCGCGATGGAGTGGTACGACTACTTCATCTACGGCCTGTTCGCCGCCCTCGTGTTCGACGAGCTGTTCTTCCCGAGCTTCGACCCCGCCGTCGGCACGGTGCTGGCCCTGCTCACCTTCGGCATCGGCTTCGTCGCCCGTCCCGTCGGCGCGATCATCTTCGGCCACCTGGGCGACAGGATCGGGCGCAAGAAGACGCTCGTCGTGACCCTGCTCGTCATCGGCCTCTCGACGGGCATCATCGGCCTCCTGCCGACCTTCGACGCGATCGGCTTCGCCGCGCCCATCCTGCTGACGACCCTGCGCTTCATCCAGGGCCTCTCGCTCGGCGGCGAGTGGAGCGGTGCCGTGCTGCTCGCGGTCGAGCACGCGCCGGCCAAGCAGCGCGCGTTCTACGGCGCGATGCCGCAGTACGGCTCGCCCGCCGGCACGCTCGCATCCTCCGGCATCGTGGCACTCGTGACGCTGCTGCCCGAGGACGACCTCATGGCCTGGGGCTGGCGCATCCCGTTCCTGCTCTCGTTCGTCTTCCTCGCGATCGCCCTCTACATGCGCCTCCGCGTCGAGGAGTCGCCGGTGTTCACCGACGTCGTGCAGACGCAGCGCGCCGAGCAGCCGAAGGCGAAGCTGCCGCTCATCGAGGTCTTCCGCCACGCGGGCGGCCGGGTGCTCATCGTCATCGCGACGGTGCTGTTCGCCTCGGGCGGCTTCTTCCTCATGACGACGTACGCCGTGAACTTCGGCACCGGCGAGCTCGGCATGGAGCCCTGGAAGCTGCTCGTCGCGACGATGGTCGGCGCGGTGCTCGAGGCGATCGGCATCTACATCGGCGCGAAGCTCGGCGACCGCTGGGGCGCCTGGAAGACCGTCGTCTTCGGCGGCGGCATCGCCGTGGTGCTCGTCGTGCCCATCGCGCTCATGCTGGGCTCGGGCGTCGAGGTGCTCGTCATCGTCGCGGTCGCGCTCGGCATCGGCATCCTCGGCATCCCCTACGGACCGCTCGGCACGATGCTCTCCGAGCTGTTCGAGGCGCGCTACCGCTACTCGGGCGTCGCCGTCTCGTACAACATCGGCGGCCTCATCGGCGGCTTCGTGCCCTCGATCGCCGCTGGGCTCGCGCTCGCAGTGGGCAGCGCGGTGCTCGTCATCCCGATCCTGCTCGGCATCATCATGGCGCTGTGCGTCGTCGGCGGGCTCATCGCCGGCCGCGTGCTCTCGCGCCAGAGCGAGACGATCGCGGCCTGA
- a CDS encoding LysR family transcriptional regulator has protein sequence MLDLHRLVLLRAVGLHGGITAAARELAYSHSAISQQLSLLEKEAGTPLLEKVGRSAQLTPAGLELVRNTEPILAALEHAEAELAASHDQPLGVVTLAVFPSIGRGVLPAALVALADAHPGLDVRVRVLDPEDAALRLVSRQVDAVVTDSYPGTQVAPTGGIHASVLGRDAVRGYLPAAHADADLERLRTLPWVMEPRASASTQWALRVCRELGFEPHVAHESSDVLFHLRMVEAGVAAAFLPDLVVRETGSRLAPSAQLPADQHRSILFLTRSGAQAHPALAVIERAIADAFAESVSRAD, from the coding sequence GTGCTCGACCTCCACCGCCTCGTGCTGCTGCGCGCCGTCGGGCTGCACGGCGGCATCACCGCCGCGGCCCGCGAGCTCGCGTACAGCCACTCGGCCATCTCGCAGCAGCTCTCGCTGCTCGAGAAAGAGGCCGGCACCCCGCTGCTCGAGAAGGTCGGCCGCAGCGCCCAGCTGACCCCTGCCGGCCTCGAGCTCGTGCGCAACACCGAGCCGATCCTCGCCGCCCTCGAGCACGCCGAGGCCGAGCTCGCCGCCTCGCACGACCAGCCGCTCGGCGTCGTCACGCTCGCGGTCTTCCCGTCGATCGGCCGCGGCGTGCTGCCCGCCGCCCTGGTGGCGCTCGCCGACGCGCACCCCGGGCTCGACGTGCGGGTGCGCGTGCTCGATCCCGAGGACGCGGCGCTGCGGCTCGTCTCCCGGCAGGTGGATGCCGTGGTCACCGACTCCTACCCGGGCACGCAGGTCGCGCCGACGGGCGGCATCCACGCGAGCGTGCTCGGCCGCGACGCCGTGCGCGGCTACCTCCCCGCGGCGCACGCCGACGCCGACCTCGAGCGGCTGCGCACGCTGCCGTGGGTCATGGAGCCGCGCGCGAGCGCATCGACCCAGTGGGCCCTGCGGGTGTGCCGCGAGCTCGGCTTCGAGCCGCACGTCGCGCACGAGTCGAGCGACGTGCTCTTCCACCTGCGGATGGTCGAGGCGGGCGTCGCGGCCGCCTTCCTGCCGGACCTCGTGGTGCGGGAGACCGGCAGCCGCCTCGCACCGAGCGCGCAGCTGCCGGCCGACCAGCACCGCAGCATCCTCTTCCTCACCCGCTCCGGCGCCCAGGCGCATCCGGCCCTCGCGGTCATCGAGCGGGCGATCGCCGACGCGTTCGCAGAAAGCGTCAGCAGAGCCGACTGA
- a CDS encoding amidohydrolase, with protein sequence MKVDLIVRNARIDTRDASRPRASALAVLHGRVVALDDEVDGLEARETLDARGLALLPGFNDVHTHSVWFGTTLMEADLSAVASLDDIYRAVEAQAQRTAPGEWVVAAGYNPVLLDGAVPDRDALDRASGGRPVWIKHASGHSGQASSAAIGLAGVDARAGEPMEGGLIVLGDDGRPTGVLEERAMALVQAILLPYPLASIERALELATAQYAREGLTSVTDAGVAAGWIGHAPAELAAYQAARDAGRLRTRMQVMPVMDALSPIPGHDDEPVRRGFGAGMRTGWGDERLQLGPVKVFTDGSILGRTAQMRDEYEGCPGYHGYLQDDPDAMRGRILEAAAAGWALALHAVGDAALDFALDAIEEATRRHGRPPVPNRVEHGMVVRPEQLERLAALGIACVVQPSFIPSFGEGIRGPVGPQRGEWSIRARSQLDAGMPLAFSSDRPVAAGAPLLGIQSFVERRSEEGRIYGEHERISVDEAVHAATVGSAQVTGQQAVKGRLAPGQLADMVLLEAHPAEVATADISAIPVRATIAGGTFTHRDDGV encoded by the coding sequence ATGAAGGTCGACCTCATCGTGCGGAACGCCCGCATCGACACACGGGATGCCTCGCGGCCGCGCGCGAGCGCCCTCGCGGTGCTGCACGGCCGGGTCGTGGCGCTCGACGACGAGGTCGACGGCCTCGAGGCGCGCGAGACGCTCGACGCGCGCGGCCTCGCGCTGCTCCCGGGATTCAACGACGTGCACACCCACAGCGTCTGGTTCGGCACGACGCTCATGGAGGCCGACCTCTCGGCCGTCGCCTCGCTCGACGACATCTACCGCGCGGTCGAGGCGCAGGCGCAGAGGACGGCCCCGGGCGAATGGGTGGTCGCCGCCGGCTACAACCCCGTGCTGCTCGACGGCGCCGTGCCCGACCGCGACGCCCTGGACCGCGCGAGCGGGGGCCGTCCCGTGTGGATCAAGCACGCATCCGGCCACTCGGGGCAGGCGTCGAGCGCCGCGATCGGGCTCGCGGGCGTCGACGCGCGCGCCGGTGAGCCGATGGAGGGCGGGCTCATCGTGCTGGGCGACGACGGACGCCCGACGGGCGTGCTCGAGGAGCGCGCCATGGCGCTCGTGCAGGCGATCCTGCTCCCCTACCCGCTCGCCTCGATCGAGCGGGCGCTCGAGCTCGCGACCGCGCAGTACGCCCGCGAGGGGCTCACGAGCGTGACGGATGCGGGGGTCGCGGCGGGCTGGATCGGGCACGCGCCCGCGGAGCTCGCCGCCTACCAGGCTGCGCGCGACGCCGGCCGCCTCCGCACCCGCATGCAGGTGATGCCGGTGATGGATGCGCTCTCCCCGATCCCGGGCCACGACGACGAGCCCGTGCGGCGCGGCTTCGGCGCCGGCATGCGCACGGGCTGGGGCGACGAGCGGCTGCAGCTCGGGCCCGTGAAGGTCTTCACCGACGGCTCGATCCTCGGCCGCACGGCGCAGATGCGCGACGAGTACGAGGGCTGCCCCGGCTATCACGGCTACCTGCAGGACGACCCCGACGCGATGCGCGGGCGCATCCTCGAGGCGGCGGCGGCGGGCTGGGCGCTCGCGCTCCACGCCGTCGGCGACGCCGCGCTCGACTTCGCGCTCGACGCGATCGAGGAGGCGACGCGCCGCCACGGCCGCCCGCCGGTGCCGAACCGCGTCGAGCACGGCATGGTCGTGCGCCCCGAGCAGCTCGAGCGGCTCGCGGCCCTCGGCATCGCGTGCGTCGTGCAGCCGAGCTTCATCCCCTCGTTCGGCGAGGGCATCCGCGGACCGGTCGGGCCGCAGCGCGGCGAGTGGTCGATCCGCGCGCGCTCGCAGCTCGACGCGGGCATGCCGCTCGCGTTCTCCTCCGACCGCCCGGTCGCGGCCGGCGCGCCGCTGCTCGGCATCCAGTCGTTCGTCGAGCGCCGCAGCGAGGAGGGCCGCATCTACGGCGAGCACGAGCGCATCAGCGTCGACGAGGCCGTGCACGCCGCCACGGTCGGCTCGGCGCAGGTCACCGGCCAGCAGGCGGTCAAGGGGCGGCTGGCGCCGGGGCAGCTCGCCGACATGGTGCTGCTCGAGGCGCATCCGGCGGAGGTCGCGACCGCCGACATCAGCGCGATCCCCGTCCGTGCGACCATCGCGGGCGGCACTTTCACGCACCGCGACGACGGCGTCTGA
- a CDS encoding aminotransferase family protein translates to MTLTDTTASATAAPSGAVLDGPALWSAQAQMPAVLGRQLVIERAEGSYLFTTDGRRLFDGTAGLWHANVGHAHPELAQAAFDQMRTLETFHIFQRFANDRAIELAELLAGISPIPRSKVLLNSGGSDAIDLACKLARRHWQREGRTSKQIILSREHAYHGLHAYGTSIAGLDFNREGLGTESLVPETARVSHDDLAQVEAAIERIGAERIAAIVSEPIQGTGGVNPPAPGYLEGLQRLAREHDILLILDEVITGFGRTGEMFAAERYGIEPDMITFAKGVTSGYAPLGGVLAAPRLWEPFYVDAPDTPVFRHGATYAGHATAAAVAIANLGILERDGLVARAAELEHVLRRELEGLAARQEAVVDVRVAGFLGGIGLDERIANDRVADRAIEHGFITRPLRGNTLQLSPPFIVSDQEVVDYVAAIELAITEEAAR, encoded by the coding sequence ATGACGCTCACCGACACCACCGCATCCGCCACGGCTGCCCCCTCGGGCGCCGTGCTCGACGGTCCCGCGCTGTGGTCGGCGCAGGCGCAGATGCCCGCCGTGCTCGGCCGCCAGCTCGTGATCGAGCGCGCCGAGGGCTCGTACCTCTTCACGACCGACGGTCGGCGCCTCTTCGACGGCACCGCGGGCCTGTGGCACGCGAACGTCGGCCATGCGCACCCCGAGCTCGCGCAGGCCGCGTTCGACCAGATGCGCACGCTCGAGACCTTCCACATCTTCCAGCGCTTCGCGAACGACCGGGCGATCGAGCTCGCCGAGCTGCTCGCCGGCATCTCGCCCATCCCGCGCTCGAAGGTGCTGCTCAACTCCGGCGGCTCCGACGCGATCGACCTCGCGTGCAAGCTCGCGCGCCGGCACTGGCAGCGCGAGGGCCGCACGAGCAAGCAGATCATCCTCAGCCGCGAGCACGCCTACCACGGGCTGCACGCCTATGGCACGTCGATCGCCGGCCTCGACTTCAACCGCGAGGGCCTCGGCACCGAGTCGCTCGTGCCCGAGACGGCGCGCGTCTCCCACGACGACCTCGCCCAGGTCGAGGCGGCGATCGAGCGCATCGGCGCCGAGCGCATCGCCGCGATCGTGAGCGAGCCGATCCAGGGCACCGGCGGCGTCAACCCGCCCGCGCCCGGCTACCTCGAGGGCCTGCAGCGGCTCGCGCGCGAGCACGACATCCTGCTGATCCTCGACGAGGTCATCACCGGCTTCGGCCGCACCGGCGAGATGTTCGCGGCCGAGCGCTACGGCATCGAGCCCGACATGATCACCTTCGCGAAGGGCGTCACCTCGGGCTACGCGCCGCTCGGCGGCGTGCTCGCGGCACCGCGCCTGTGGGAGCCGTTCTACGTCGACGCGCCCGACACCCCGGTGTTCCGCCACGGCGCGACCTACGCGGGCCACGCGACGGCGGCCGCGGTCGCGATCGCCAACCTCGGCATCCTCGAGCGCGACGGCCTCGTGGCGCGCGCCGCCGAGCTCGAGCACGTGCTGCGGCGCGAGCTCGAGGGCCTCGCGGCTCGCCAGGAGGCGGTCGTCGACGTGCGCGTCGCTGGTTTCCTCGGCGGCATCGGCCTCGACGAGCGCATCGCGAACGACCGCGTCGCCGACCGCGCGATCGAGCACGGCTTCATCACGCGGCCGCTGCGCGGCAACACGCTGCAGCTGAGCCCGCCGTTCATCGTCAGCGACCAGGAGGTCGTCGACTACGTCGCCGCGATCGAGCTCGCGATCACCGAGGAGGCCGCCCGATGA
- a CDS encoding NAD-dependent succinate-semialdehyde dehydrogenase: protein MRATTTAGLVPADASALDRADRVIAGLGLPATGIDVADPATGAQIGRIADIDVDGALRAVETADAAGRAWARTTPRQRADVLHAWHALLVEHTEDLAHLITREMGKPLAEARGEVAYGTDFVRWYAEEAVRPAGNFREAPAGGSSILTRRAPVGLAVLITPWNFPLAMATRKIAPAIAAGCAAVVKPATLTPLTTIFAVELARRAGVPADLVQVVTTSSASRFSSAVLADARVRKVSFTGSTEVGRTLLELAGRNVLRSSMELGGNAPLIVFDDADLERAVEGAVAAKLRNAGQSCIAANRFFVQEGIADAFVEGVAERLADVRVGSGFGDGTVVGPLIDDRAVASMKAFTEDALERGAELRAGGSAIEGDGSFFAPTVLDRVPEGADVAQREIFGPIAAIQRFRTQEEAIERANATEFGLAAYVFTESLDRALNVADRIESGLVGINQGVPSNAAAPFGGVKQSGLGREGSAEGLEEYQSVRFYNIARRETA from the coding sequence ATGAGGGCCACGACCACCGCCGGGCTCGTGCCGGCCGACGCATCCGCCCTCGACCGCGCCGACCGCGTGATCGCGGGACTCGGCCTGCCCGCCACCGGCATCGACGTCGCCGACCCAGCGACCGGCGCGCAGATCGGCCGCATCGCCGACATCGACGTCGACGGCGCCCTGCGGGCGGTCGAGACGGCGGATGCGGCGGGTCGCGCCTGGGCGCGCACGACCCCGCGGCAGCGCGCCGACGTGCTGCACGCGTGGCACGCGCTGCTCGTCGAGCACACCGAGGACCTCGCGCACCTCATCACGCGCGAGATGGGCAAGCCGCTCGCCGAGGCGCGCGGCGAGGTCGCCTACGGCACCGACTTCGTGCGCTGGTACGCCGAGGAGGCCGTGCGGCCGGCCGGCAACTTCCGCGAGGCGCCTGCGGGCGGCTCGAGCATCCTCACCCGCCGCGCGCCGGTGGGGCTCGCGGTGCTCATCACGCCGTGGAACTTCCCGCTCGCGATGGCGACCCGCAAGATCGCGCCCGCGATCGCCGCGGGTTGCGCGGCGGTCGTGAAGCCCGCGACGCTCACGCCGCTCACGACGATCTTCGCCGTCGAGCTCGCCCGCCGCGCGGGCGTGCCCGCCGACCTCGTGCAGGTCGTGACGACCTCGAGCGCGTCGCGCTTCAGCAGCGCCGTGCTGGCGGATGCGCGGGTGCGGAAGGTGTCGTTCACCGGCTCGACCGAGGTCGGGCGGACGCTCCTCGAGCTCGCGGGCCGCAACGTGCTGCGCTCGTCGATGGAGCTCGGCGGCAACGCGCCGCTCATCGTCTTCGACGACGCCGACCTCGAGCGCGCCGTCGAGGGCGCCGTCGCCGCGAAGCTGCGGAACGCCGGCCAGTCGTGCATCGCCGCGAACCGGTTCTTCGTACAGGAGGGCATCGCCGACGCGTTCGTCGAGGGTGTCGCCGAGCGGCTCGCCGACGTGCGGGTCGGCAGCGGCTTCGGCGACGGCACCGTCGTGGGGCCCCTCATCGACGACCGCGCGGTCGCCTCGATGAAGGCCTTCACCGAGGATGCGCTCGAGCGCGGCGCCGAGCTGCGCGCCGGAGGATCGGCGATCGAGGGCGACGGCTCGTTCTTCGCGCCGACCGTGCTCGACCGCGTGCCCGAGGGCGCCGACGTCGCCCAGCGCGAGATCTTCGGCCCGATCGCCGCCATCCAGCGCTTCCGCACGCAGGAGGAGGCGATCGAGCGGGCGAACGCGACCGAGTTCGGGCTCGCCGCCTACGTGTTCACCGAGAGCCTCGACCGGGCGCTCAACGTGGCCGACCGCATCGAGAGCGGCCTCGTGGGCATCAACCAGGGCGTGCCCTCCAACGCCGCCGCCCCGTTCGGCGGCGTGAAGCAGTCGGGTCTCGGGCGCGAAGGGAGCGCCGAGGGCCTCGAGGAGTACCAGTCGGTACGGTTCTACAACATCGCCCGTCGCGAGACGGCGTGA
- a CDS encoding DUF2306 domain-containing protein — protein sequence MPPALILLTSIPITTGALRLTQLSGGPAIMPEAARFTEFPLPVIAHIVAGVVFGVVGAFQFVPALRRGRRSWHRAAGYVLIPAGFVVALSALWMATFSDLPPGDGPALLVVRWIFGGFMVVTLALAVRALVQRRYAVHGAWMTRAYALGVAAGTQAFALIPGSLIYGSDDQTSRVVAMTAAWLVNLAVAELVIRRRRRARA from the coding sequence GTGCCGCCCGCGCTCATCCTGCTCACGAGCATCCCGATCACGACCGGCGCGCTGCGGCTCACGCAGCTGAGCGGCGGCCCGGCGATCATGCCCGAGGCTGCGCGCTTCACCGAGTTCCCGCTGCCGGTCATCGCGCACATCGTGGCGGGGGTCGTGTTCGGCGTCGTCGGCGCGTTCCAGTTCGTGCCCGCGCTGCGGCGAGGGCGGCGCAGCTGGCATCGCGCGGCCGGCTACGTCCTCATCCCGGCGGGCTTCGTCGTGGCGCTCTCGGCGCTCTGGATGGCGACCTTCTCCGACCTGCCGCCCGGCGACGGGCCGGCGCTGCTCGTCGTGCGCTGGATCTTCGGCGGCTTCATGGTCGTCACGCTCGCGCTCGCGGTGCGGGCACTCGTGCAGCGGCGGTACGCGGTGCACGGGGCGTGGATGACGCGCGCGTATGCGCTCGGGGTCGCCGCCGGCACGCAGGCCTTCGCCCTGATCCCGGGCTCGCTCATCTACGGCTCCGACGACCAGACGTCGCGGGTGGTCGCGATGACCGCCGCGTGGCTCGTGAACCTGGCGGTCGCCGAGCTGGTGATCCGGCGGCGACGCCGGGCGCGGGCGTAG
- a CDS encoding FadR/GntR family transcriptional regulator — protein sequence MSVSATVRDGWSSAAAAIGALKSDRVVAVLEQQILSGELAPGTILPTEPELCAILGVSRTVLRDAVRALVARGLLSVRQGRGTMVAQPSDEAFSTAMVALLSRSGLTVAEVMDARQTVEIMLVRLAAASGAQADWDELERTERALMEAIAAADDVAAHAAHAEFHAGILRATHQPALVLMLGPMNKVALLTGTASVRSGTTEDWDLEAHRAILEALRLGDADAAEAAMRAHFERLDRSPIYLDLLDRPFAQAYFRAP from the coding sequence ATGAGTGTGAGCGCAACCGTGCGCGACGGCTGGTCGAGCGCCGCCGCCGCGATCGGCGCCCTCAAGAGCGACCGCGTCGTCGCCGTGCTCGAGCAGCAGATCCTCAGCGGCGAGCTCGCCCCCGGCACGATCCTCCCGACCGAGCCAGAGCTGTGCGCGATCCTCGGCGTCAGCCGCACGGTGCTGCGCGACGCGGTGCGCGCGCTCGTCGCCCGCGGACTCCTGAGCGTGCGGCAGGGCCGCGGCACGATGGTCGCGCAGCCGAGCGACGAGGCGTTCTCGACGGCGATGGTCGCGCTGCTGTCGCGCTCCGGCCTCACGGTGGCCGAGGTGATGGATGCGCGGCAGACGGTCGAGATCATGCTCGTCCGGCTCGCGGCGGCCTCGGGCGCGCAGGCCGACTGGGACGAGCTCGAGCGCACCGAGCGGGCGCTCATGGAGGCGATCGCCGCCGCGGACGACGTGGCCGCGCACGCCGCGCACGCCGAGTTCCACGCGGGCATCCTGCGGGCCACGCACCAGCCCGCGCTCGTCCTCATGCTCGGGCCCATGAACAAGGTCGCGCTGCTCACGGGCACCGCCTCGGTGCGCAGCGGCACGACCGAGGACTGGGACCTCGAAGCGCACCGCGCGATCCTCGAGGCGCTGCGCCTCGGCGACGCGGATGCGGCCGAGGCGGCCATGCGCGCCCACTTCGAGCGGCTCGACCGCTCGCCGATCTACCTCGACCTGCTCGACCGGCCGTTCGCGCAGGCGTACTTCCGCGCGCCCTAG
- a CDS encoding SDR family NAD(P)-dependent oxidoreductase, whose protein sequence is MTPTETQRVALVTGGTSGFGVTIAARLRADGMRVAVTGRHAPSPEVAEQLGDALFVAGDLTEPGVPDRVVREVVDALGRLDVLVNNAGRRHAGLIVDTPQEELADVFALNAIAPMLTTSAAARAMIPTGGGAIITMVSRLATSGVPTLTAYTASKGALAAYTKGAAVELAPHNIRVNAVAPGMALTPLIEDWLADQPDPDAALAETLADIPLGRLATPDDVAAAVAYLASPEAAYVTGASIAVDGGYTAR, encoded by the coding sequence ATGACCCCCACCGAGACGCAGCGCGTCGCCCTGGTCACAGGCGGCACCTCAGGCTTCGGCGTCACGATCGCCGCGCGTCTGCGGGCCGATGGCATGCGGGTGGCGGTGACGGGGCGGCACGCGCCGTCGCCCGAGGTGGCCGAGCAGCTGGGCGATGCGCTCTTCGTCGCGGGCGACCTGACCGAGCCGGGCGTGCCCGACCGCGTCGTGCGCGAGGTGGTGGATGCGCTCGGCCGGCTCGACGTGCTCGTCAACAATGCGGGGCGCAGGCACGCGGGCCTCATCGTCGACACCCCGCAGGAGGAGCTCGCCGACGTCTTCGCGCTCAACGCGATCGCGCCCATGCTCACGACCTCGGCGGCGGCGCGCGCGATGATCCCCACCGGTGGCGGCGCGATCATCACGATGGTGTCGCGCCTCGCGACCTCGGGCGTGCCGACGCTCACGGCCTACACGGCCTCGAAGGGCGCGCTCGCGGCCTACACGAAGGGCGCCGCGGTCGAGCTCGCGCCGCACAACATCCGCGTGAACGCCGTCGCGCCGGGCATGGCGCTCACGCCGCTCATCGAGGACTGGCTCGCCGACCAGCCCGACCCCGACGCGGCGCTCGCCGAGACGCTCGCCGACATCCCGCTCGGACGGCTCGCGACGCCCGACGACGTCGCGGCGGCCGTCGCCTACCTCGCCTCGCCCGAGGCCGCCTACGTCACGGGGGCCTCGATCGCGGTCGACGGCGGCTACACCGCCCGCTGA